Genomic segment of Denticeps clupeoides chromosome 13, fDenClu1.1, whole genome shotgun sequence:
CAGGTTTGATTCGATTTTTcctgcacgtgtgtgtgtgtgtgcgcgtgtgtatcaGAATGTCCACGGCAGGTTTGACTTCATCACATTGACATTCTACAGAGGTTgacagcttctctctctctctctctgtgtctgtcctCCCCACACCTTTTAAtccctccatctccccctcCCCTGTTTTCCTGTCTCTCTTCGACCTCCACCCTCCTCTCTGTTTTCCTGCTCTGTCTCTGGCCCCGGAATTGCCTGGCTTCTGCAGGGTTTATTCCCAGCttgggagagaagaggagagtggTGGACGCTGTGTCTTTTGCTCTGTGTGTTGAAATCTGAGATTGTTGTGCATAGCGATGccctgtcactcacacacacacacacacacacacacacacacacacacaccgccctGATAACACCAGAGGGGCAAAATACAAATCAATGGGCTGATAAAGCATGCGAGTGTGTGAGAAGCCCCTCTATCGGCCTGTCTTTGTGTTGATCAGGGGGACGCGGTAGTGAACTGCTGTCCTTgcctcctgattggctgctgtaTTGGGTCGTGGAGGGCCGTTGGGCGGTTACGAGTTTTGAGTGTTTGCCCGCTGTTCTCCAGCAGTCAGTGAGTTTCTGCACGTCTGTCTCTGCCTGCAGACGAGTACAGGATGAAAGCCGTGGAGGAGGTGAAGTAcatgagaggagaggaggagcgaGTGAACGCTCGCAACCAGGAGAACCTGGTGAGGGATTTcagtcaccacacacacccccacataTAATCTCGGCCACATATACACATGTCCACGgtcatttttctatttttgtgaGTATAATAGCCATGTAACATAAGTAACTGACATTTCTAAACCTGACAAACCTTTCACAACCAACAAAATATCCCCTAAAAATGCTGAGGTCTCCGCTAGCATCTGAATACATGCATCCAGTCACACGCCCAGACTTACAGTGCCAACATAAACACActtctatatacatatatacgtCTCTGTCAGATTCCaggtctctcacacactctctcagcACACATACAGAGAATATGGGGACACACACCCTCgaataaacaaatatatacaatattcacacacacacacacacacacacgctctttATATCTGGAAAAAGAACTAATCAGGTCACGTGTTTCGAAGTGTGTTTTTATCAGTTTCATATCTTCGCACTGCTACACATTCACTCCCACCAACGCCCATGCAGCCTGGAGCTTACACTCGGAGGTGTGTGGCCGTCCCAGGAGCAGGCACAGACCTGCTTGGGAATGTGAATTTTGCATTTGATGTATTTTCAAGTGGCCTTAACCCTTTAGCACCCAAGCTTTCCACCAGAAGTTTTATTATTAGAATCGACACAATATCTTTTGCTACAGGCTTTGGTTACCCCATACCATGTAGGAGCAGCGCATAATTCACAGTGGCAGCCACAGTAAAACAAGCGCGCTGGTGTAGGTGCCACCGCTGTGTAGTGAGAGGTCCAGCCCCCAAAACATCCGCTGTCCTGTAGACAGAAGGACGGGCTGGAAGATATGAACAGAATATGTACCGGGCTTGTGTTACTAATAAATGCACAGATTTATGCCATCAGCCATTACGTTTAACATGTGCACTTCCTAATTATTGCTTTTGGTGACCACAAGGGGGTGATTATgggctatttatttatattattcctgtaattttatttatatttgaaaaATACTAATATAAAGTATGCCAAAAAATGTACTGATTTAATAATGCATGATATATCAGTCCTTATTTTGCAATTTTGCTGGGGGAATATTGTGGTTTTGTGGAGGGAATTGGACCTAAAAGCCTAAAGTTACTGTCAAAATAAGCTTCCATAAAGATATGACTGGACTGGTGACACTGTACTGTGAAGCCTGGAGGTAATGAAGTCGAAGGCCAAGCCCTCTGACAGTACACCCCTCCACCCCACCTTTATTCTTTACTGTTTTTAGCAGTAAGAATGAAACAAAAGGAACTTACTGTGAAGCAGCGGTGAAAAGAGGCGCATCTGAGTCTTTGGGTGATGTAGTCAGGATGTTCACTTCTCTGTGTCTCGTTTTGCTCTGCAGGAGAAGAGTGCAACACAGCACAGAGGCAAACAGCACAAGGAGGCAACCGGAGCCAACAAGACAAAGTTGGTTGTGTGcctgaccgtgtgtgtgtgtgtgtgtgtcttggctTCTAATGGAATTATTTTGTGGTTTGTTGCTGCTtcccttttcctcctcctctcatctAACTTCCTCTTGCTGTCTTTgctcgctctgtctctctcccgaCCCAGTATACACACGTCAGAGAGTCAGCAGGAGTTCTTCAGGATGCTGGATGAGAAGATTgaaaaggtgagtgtgtgtggatgggagGAGGCTGCGGCAGCGAACAGGTCCAACCATTTAAAGGGACAGTACATCCTGATGTCTCGGCCTCAGGAAGCAGTACAGTCTTGAGAGGGACCCTTTCATGCCATGTTGCTCTCTGACCTTCCGTATACGAACCCATCTTTCCTCATCTCTACCTCCACGTCCACAGGGACGAGACTACTGCTCTGAAGAGGAGGATGTGACATAGCAGCAAGGCCCCATAGCTCTGCTACTGTAGTgtttgcgtgcgtgtgtgtgtgtgtgtgtgtgtgcgtgtgtgtgtgtgtgtgtaatgaatcagtatttgtgtgtgccTCTGTATGATGTGTGACTGGGTGTGTTTGTAAGAAGCAGCATATCGTCTTCAAAGGCTGTTCCCAACGTTCCTCCGTCTTGGTGTGGCCCTTTGGAGGCATGGGAGGTTTGGGGTGAATGAGTGGAGAAATGGACTCCGTGTGGACACCCCAGCTGTTCCCGCCTCCTGCTCAGAAGCGAGTGAGACAGCGGGCCGACGCAGATGGAGGGAACAAGGGAGTCGGTCTTCGTCCTGGCTGCCTGGAGcctgggagggagagagggagagagcgaagGAGCGAGTGCAGTAACGGAGGATGAGTGGGGCCTGTGGAGCTGAACTGAGTGGGCTGGGCTGGGGATACGCAGAGATATTTTAATATGAGAAAGATacccagaagaaaaaaaaagattattttcaGGCTCTGGGCCCCTTTTTGAAGgatttttttgtcctctgtttttacattttataatttttttttttttgta
This window contains:
- the zgc:92140 gene encoding uncharacterized protein C1orf21 homolog — its product is MGCTSAKQVSAVPSDEEGRGKAYSNGDLFSDEYRMKAVEEVKYMRGEEERVNARNQENLEKSATQHRGKQHKEATGANKTNIHTSESQQEFFRMLDEKIEKGRDYCSEEEDVT